The following are encoded in a window of uncultured Pseudomonas sp. genomic DNA:
- a CDS encoding pyridoxal-phosphate dependent enzyme, which yields MPVVLPNWTPCAPLQPLRLDWSVAAGVELAVLRLDLLDPLISGNKWFKLIEHLRAAQTSGASGVISLGGAHSNHLHALAAAGKRFGFNTVGLLRGHPQQTPTVSDLQAFGMHLHWLGYAGYRARHAPEFWRPWLADYPGFYPLPEGGGGLPGALGCMSLVQQVREQLPGLGWSDYDAWWLAAGTGTTLAGLLLAEAAARPVHAALAVPANHGVEQQVQAIVQAAGVPVGRYQLHSASRGGFAKVDAELLSFMQAAEIASGVPLEPLYTAKALMALRQQVVAGYFARGSRLVFVHTGGLQGRAAALLQHAAGVTQLL from the coding sequence TTGCCTGTTGTCCTGCCTAACTGGACGCCATGCGCGCCCTTGCAACCCTTGCGTCTTGATTGGTCGGTTGCTGCCGGGGTTGAGCTGGCGGTGTTACGCCTGGACCTGCTTGATCCGCTGATCAGCGGCAATAAATGGTTCAAGCTCATCGAGCATCTGCGTGCAGCACAAACCAGTGGTGCTAGTGGCGTAATCAGTCTCGGCGGCGCGCACTCCAATCACTTGCATGCTCTGGCTGCGGCCGGCAAGCGCTTTGGTTTCAACACGGTGGGCTTGTTGCGTGGCCATCCGCAGCAGACGCCGACTGTGAGCGATCTGCAGGCCTTCGGCATGCACTTGCACTGGTTGGGGTATGCGGGTTATCGGGCCCGGCATGCCCCCGAATTCTGGCGGCCTTGGCTGGCGGATTATCCAGGCTTTTATCCGCTGCCAGAGGGTGGTGGTGGCTTGCCGGGCGCCTTGGGTTGTATGAGCTTGGTGCAACAGGTGCGCGAGCAACTACCTGGCCTGGGGTGGAGCGATTACGACGCGTGGTGGCTGGCGGCCGGCACCGGTACCACCTTGGCGGGTCTGTTATTGGCTGAAGCTGCTGCGCGCCCGGTGCATGCGGCGCTGGCTGTGCCGGCCAATCATGGTGTCGAGCAACAGGTGCAGGCGATCGTGCAGGCTGCCGGAGTGCCCGTTGGGCGTTACCAGTTGCATTCCGCCAGCCGAGGTGGCTTTGCCAAGGTCGACGCCGAGCTGCTCAGCTTTATGCAGGCCGCAGAGATAGCAAGCGGCGTACCGCTGGAGCCGCTGTATACCGCCAAGGCATTAATGGCGTTGCGCCAGCAGGTGGTGGCCGGTTACTTTGCTCGCGGCAGTCGCCTGGTGTTTGTTCATACCGGTGGTCTGCAGGGGCGTGCTGCTGCGCTGTTGCAGCACGCCGCCGGCGTAACGCAGCTACTCTGA
- a CDS encoding NADPH-dependent 2,4-dienoyl-CoA reductase, translating into MTAHYPHLLAPLDLGFTTLKNRTLMGSMHTGLEEKPNGFERMAAYFAERARGGVGLMVTGGIGPNVEGGVYSGAAKLTTVEEAEKHKIVTKAVHEAGGKICMQILHAGRYAYSPKSVAPSAIQAPINPFKPKELDEEGIEKQIQDFINCSVLAQQAEYDGVEIMGSEGYFINQFLVAHTNHRTDRWGGSYENRMRLPVEIVTRVREAVGPNFIIIYRLSMLDLVEGGSTWDEIVLLAKAIEKAGATIINTGIGWHEARIPTIATKVPRAAFTKVTAKLRGEVSIPLITTNRINTPEIAEQVLAEGDADMVSMARPFLADPDFVNKAAEGRSDEINTCIGCNQACLDHTFGGKLTSCLVNPRACHETELNYIATSAVKKIAVVGAGPAGLSAATVAAERGHSVTLFDSASEIGGQFNVAKRVPGKEEFVETLRYFKRKLETTGVDLRLNTRVSADELAKGGYDEIILATGIAPRTPAIEGIDNAKVISYLDAILQRKPVGQKVAVIGAGGIGFDVSEFITHAGETTSLNREAFWKEWGIDAALEARGGVAGIKADVHPAAREVFLLQRKKTKVGDGLGKTTGWIHRTGLKNKNVQMLNSVEYLKVDDAGLHISIAGGEPQVLPVDTVIICAGQDPLRELQDGLVAAGHSVHLIGGADVASELDAKRAINQGSRLAAEL; encoded by the coding sequence ATGACTGCTCACTACCCGCACCTGCTGGCCCCGCTCGACCTGGGCTTTACCACCCTGAAGAACCGCACCCTGATGGGCTCGATGCACACAGGTCTGGAAGAAAAGCCGAACGGCTTTGAGCGCATGGCTGCCTATTTCGCCGAGCGCGCCCGCGGCGGCGTCGGCCTGATGGTCACGGGCGGTATTGGTCCGAACGTAGAAGGCGGCGTGTATTCCGGTGCCGCCAAGCTGACCACCGTGGAAGAAGCCGAGAAGCACAAGATTGTGACCAAGGCGGTGCATGAGGCGGGCGGTAAAATTTGCATGCAGATCCTGCATGCCGGCCGTTATGCCTACAGCCCGAAGTCAGTCGCGCCGAGTGCGATTCAGGCGCCGATCAACCCATTCAAGCCCAAAGAGCTGGATGAGGAAGGCATCGAGAAGCAGATTCAGGATTTCATCAATTGCTCCGTATTGGCCCAGCAGGCCGAATACGATGGTGTTGAGATCATGGGTTCGGAAGGTTATTTCATTAACCAGTTCCTCGTTGCCCACACCAACCATCGTACCGACCGCTGGGGTGGCAGCTACGAGAACCGCATGCGTTTGCCGGTGGAGATTGTCACCCGCGTGCGTGAAGCTGTAGGCCCGAACTTCATCATCATCTATCGCCTGTCGATGCTTGATCTGGTCGAAGGTGGCAGCACCTGGGATGAGATTGTCTTGCTGGCCAAGGCCATCGAGAAGGCTGGTGCGACCATCATCAACACCGGTATCGGCTGGCACGAAGCGCGTATCCCGACCATCGCCACCAAGGTGCCACGCGCGGCTTTCACTAAAGTCACCGCTAAGCTACGTGGTGAAGTCAGTATTCCGCTGATCACCACTAACCGTATTAACACCCCGGAAATTGCCGAGCAGGTGCTGGCCGAAGGTGATGCCGATATGGTGTCGATGGCGCGGCCGTTTCTCGCCGACCCGGACTTCGTCAACAAGGCCGCCGAAGGCCGCAGTGATGAAATCAATACCTGCATCGGTTGCAACCAGGCCTGCCTGGATCACACTTTCGGCGGCAAGCTGACCAGTTGCCTGGTTAACCCGCGGGCCTGTCACGAGACTGAGCTGAATTACATTGCGACCAGCGCGGTGAAGAAGATCGCCGTAGTCGGTGCCGGTCCTGCTGGCTTGTCCGCCGCCACCGTAGCCGCCGAGCGTGGCCACAGCGTGACCCTGTTCGACTCGGCCAGCGAAATCGGCGGCCAGTTCAACGTGGCCAAGCGCGTGCCAGGCAAGGAAGAGTTCGTTGAAACCCTGCGCTACTTCAAGCGCAAGCTGGAAACCACCGGCGTCGACTTGCGTTTGAATACCCGTGTGTCGGCTGATGAGTTGGCCAAGGGTGGCTATGACGAAATCATTTTGGCCACTGGTATTGCCCCGCGTACCCCGGCCATCGAAGGTATCGACAACGCCAAAGTGATCAGCTATCTGGACGCCATTTTGCAGCGCAAGCCGGTTGGCCAGAAAGTCGCGGTGATCGGTGCGGGCGGGATCGGCTTCGACGTGTCCGAGTTCATCACCCATGCCGGTGAGACGACCAGCCTGAACCGCGAGGCTTTCTGGAAGGAGTGGGGTATCGATGCTGCTCTTGAGGCTCGCGGCGGTGTTGCCGGGATCAAGGCGGATGTGCACCCCGCGGCCCGTGAAGTGTTCTTGCTGCAACGCAAGAAAACCAAGGTTGGCGATGGGTTGGGCAAGACTACCGGTTGGATCCATCGCACCGGTTTGAAGAATAAAAATGTGCAGATGCTCAACTCGGTCGAATACCTCAAGGTCGACGATGCCGGCCTGCATATCAGCATTGCCGGTGGTGAGCCGCAGGTGCTGCCGGTGGACACGGTGATTATCTGTGCGGGTCAGGATCCATTGCGCGAGCTGCAGGATGGCCTGGTGGCCGCCGGGCATAGCGTGCACCTGATCGGTGGGGCTGACGTGGCCAGTGAGCTGGATGCCAAGCGGGCAATCAACCAGGGCTCGCGACTCGCCGCCGAGCTCTAA
- a CDS encoding DUF1853 family protein — MTPFPSLTDLPSQLRQPAVRDLAWALLSPPLLAQVSWPQRHPLKASRWGQQPAALADWLLALDAHSQALTQWLSQSSVRRLGLYYERLWQFALHAAPDIEVLVANLPIRQQGHTLGELDMLLRDDEGVHHLELAIKLYLGQPTCSGTDLAHWLGPGSHDRLDIKLAHMGQHQLPLSSSTQAQQRLAELDIHQPQAAMWLAGYLFYPWQQTYAAPRRSNLIHLRGRWLHRANWESFAAHNPGCWQPLPRHAWLAPARLDEQQLWAGERLTQWLAALPEDANAQLLVRVFEGPQHAWLEAERVFLVNDSWPLQATD, encoded by the coding sequence ATGACGCCCTTCCCTTCACTCACCGATCTGCCCTCGCAACTGCGCCAACCCGCCGTTCGCGACCTGGCCTGGGCGCTGCTTTCACCGCCGCTGTTGGCGCAGGTATCGTGGCCACAGCGCCACCCACTCAAGGCCAGCCGCTGGGGCCAGCAGCCCGCAGCGCTGGCTGACTGGTTACTGGCCCTGGATGCGCACAGCCAAGCGCTGACCCAGTGGCTCAGCCAAAGCTCGGTACGCCGGCTTGGCCTCTACTACGAACGCCTCTGGCAGTTTGCCCTGCATGCCGCGCCGGATATCGAGGTGCTGGTCGCCAACCTGCCGATCCGCCAGCAAGGCCATACCCTGGGCGAGCTGGATATGCTGCTGCGTGATGACGAAGGCGTGCATCACCTGGAACTGGCCATCAAGCTGTACCTGGGCCAGCCAACCTGCAGCGGCACTGATCTGGCGCACTGGCTCGGCCCGGGCAGCCACGATCGCCTGGATATCAAGCTGGCACATATGGGCCAGCACCAGCTGCCGCTCTCTTCAAGCACGCAAGCGCAGCAGCGGTTGGCTGAACTGGATATTCATCAACCCCAAGCGGCAATGTGGCTGGCCGGCTATCTGTTCTACCCCTGGCAGCAAACCTATGCCGCTCCGCGGAGAAGCAACCTGATCCACTTGCGTGGGCGCTGGCTGCATCGCGCAAACTGGGAGAGTTTTGCCGCGCACAACCCAGGGTGCTGGCAGCCATTGCCACGGCACGCCTGGCTAGCACCGGCGCGCCTTGATGAGCAGCAGTTATGGGCAGGCGAACGACTCACTCAATGGCTTGCGGCACTGCCGGAGGATGCCAACGCTCAGTTGCTCGTACGCGTGTTTGAAGGCCCACAGCACGCCTGGCTGGAGGCCGAGCGGGTGTTTCTGGTGAATGACAGCTGGCCGCTGCAGGCCACCGACTAG
- a CDS encoding nuclear transport factor 2 family protein encodes MSSTQLQPVAAATLAQWHALMQKNDLSGLPALLHPQAVFRSPMAFKPYAGAPMVSLILNTVSQVFVDFAYHRELASADGLNVVLEFSAKVGERELKGIDMIRFDETGKIVEFEVMIRPMSGLQALGDEMGRRLAPFLAAAKA; translated from the coding sequence ATGAGTAGCACCCAACTGCAACCCGTTGCCGCGGCCACGCTTGCCCAGTGGCATGCTCTGATGCAAAAAAATGACCTGAGCGGCTTGCCGGCGCTGCTTCATCCGCAGGCGGTGTTCCGTTCGCCAATGGCCTTCAAACCCTATGCCGGCGCGCCCATGGTTTCGCTGATACTCAATACCGTGAGTCAGGTATTTGTCGACTTTGCCTACCACCGTGAGCTGGCCAGCGCCGATGGTCTCAATGTGGTGCTGGAGTTCAGTGCCAAGGTGGGCGAGCGCGAACTCAAGGGCATCGACATGATCCGCTTCGATGAAACCGGCAAGATCGTTGAGTTCGAGGTAATGATTCGCCCTATGAGTGGTCTGCAAGCTCTGGGTGACGAGATGGGGCGGCGACTGGCGCCTTTTCTGGCGGCGGCCAAAGCCTGA
- the gspL gene encoding type II secretion system protein GspL, with product MSQTYVFLPPAACVGAQADLPVQRVVDGLSDSLMFSEAQAQLSGHWTLVLPVEAVTACAVNLPTRKARWLRQALPFAVEELLAEDVELMHLALGEQLADGRHRVFAVRRSWLAGWLALCTTPPQAIAVDADLLPGPGTALLAAHGRWLLGGENVARMAVQAQDWPQLSPLCAQPQMAWCGPERASLQPVDDSQVVADPFVWLAQQPLRNNLAQGEFAVQVGAGHWQRWRPLLAVVGLWLVLQWGFNLAQGWHLQRQAEAYATDSAALYKELFPQDRKLVNLRAQFDQHLLASAGGGQTRLLGLLAQVSGALAAGGGQVQISQVDFSEARGDLAMQVQAPGFAELERLRERLQGSGLLVQLGSASREGTGVSARVVIGG from the coding sequence ATGAGTCAGACCTATGTGTTTCTGCCGCCTGCGGCCTGCGTTGGTGCGCAGGCGGATCTACCGGTGCAGCGGGTTGTCGATGGGCTGAGCGATAGCCTGATGTTCAGTGAGGCGCAGGCGCAGCTTAGCGGCCACTGGACGCTGGTTTTGCCGGTCGAGGCCGTGACCGCCTGTGCGGTCAACCTGCCCACCCGCAAGGCGCGCTGGCTGCGTCAGGCATTGCCGTTCGCGGTGGAGGAGCTGCTTGCCGAGGACGTAGAGCTGATGCACCTGGCCCTGGGTGAGCAGTTGGCCGATGGCCGTCACCGGGTATTCGCCGTGCGCCGCAGCTGGCTGGCCGGCTGGTTGGCGCTATGTACTACGCCGCCACAGGCGATTGCGGTGGATGCTGACTTGTTACCAGGGCCGGGCACGGCGTTATTAGCGGCGCACGGTCGCTGGTTGTTGGGCGGTGAAAATGTCGCGCGCATGGCCGTGCAAGCGCAAGACTGGCCGCAGCTGAGTCCCTTGTGTGCGCAGCCGCAGATGGCGTGGTGTGGTCCTGAACGCGCGTCCCTGCAACCCGTGGATGACAGCCAGGTGGTGGCTGACCCCTTCGTTTGGCTGGCTCAGCAACCGCTGCGCAATAACTTGGCGCAGGGTGAGTTCGCCGTGCAAGTCGGAGCTGGTCACTGGCAACGCTGGCGGCCGTTATTGGCGGTCGTGGGGCTGTGGTTGGTGCTGCAGTGGGGCTTTAATCTGGCTCAGGGCTGGCATCTGCAGCGTCAGGCCGAGGCGTACGCCACAGACAGCGCCGCGTTGTATAAGGAGCTGTTCCCGCAAGACCGCAAGCTGGTCAACCTGCGTGCGCAGTTTGATCAGCACCTGCTAGCCAGTGCGGGTGGCGGACAAACCCGCCTGCTTGGCTTGCTGGCTCAGGTCAGTGGGGCGCTAGCGGCAGGCGGCGGGCAGGTACAGATCAGTCAGGTGGATTTCAGTGAGGCGCGAGGTGATCTGGCCATGCAGGTACAAGCCCCGGGGTTCGCCGAGTTGGAGCGTTTGCGCGAGCGCTTACAAGGCAGTGGTTTGCTGGTGCAGCTGGGGTCTGCCAGCCGTGAAGGTACGGGCGTCAGTGCGCGTGTGGTGATAGGAGGATGA
- a CDS encoding chromosome partitioning protein ParA, producing MSMQSKPQMVEAVMFFSERGGICKQMFFAEFEALLDGVVNMPEFADQQMRVAFMLINPRLQIKALVFFYLDFDEKGAPDSGWNIPLQALAERAGRGPDLGGGPIRLACRSQCPVSWHQMHLWDPSLSPGNNDLALLRDVVKRNTLGLLAEDESLQAVAPERLQMASEDKWYAADPAQEAVAKDNQKLDQEQRLKAAQLIKQQRLRISSLTQQHEEELAKFKLASEEQSRNLQAQIHGLHQALRQQEEHNAALKAQLAAQAANFQTSREKITEQLRALERDGRSESDSLRAQFEAEMQAKVASAVAEYKEQIAIRDVELAYRAEQDTQAQQEISRLKSAYADLASQGGDQILERLARRGVVFVVYHPGAGHLTIPLQDIAAYQDNPLAYAAAKCFVSEVQYRHWLAHYQQPSCEAALPSGERCAIPIDRIDTPSRFTLSESNCCARHKASSRMRTVS from the coding sequence ATGAGCATGCAGAGCAAGCCGCAGATGGTTGAGGCCGTGATGTTCTTCAGTGAACGCGGCGGTATCTGCAAGCAAATGTTTTTCGCCGAATTCGAGGCGTTGCTCGATGGCGTAGTGAATATGCCGGAGTTCGCCGATCAGCAAATGCGTGTGGCGTTCATGCTGATCAACCCGCGCCTGCAGATCAAAGCGCTGGTGTTCTTCTATCTGGATTTTGATGAGAAGGGTGCGCCCGACTCCGGCTGGAATATTCCCCTACAGGCGCTGGCTGAGCGAGCCGGACGTGGCCCTGATCTGGGCGGCGGGCCGATTCGTCTGGCCTGCCGCAGTCAATGCCCGGTGTCCTGGCACCAGATGCACCTCTGGGACCCGAGCCTGAGCCCTGGCAATAATGACTTGGCACTGCTGCGCGATGTGGTCAAACGCAACACCCTGGGTTTGCTGGCTGAAGATGAGTCGCTTCAGGCGGTCGCGCCAGAGCGCCTGCAAATGGCCTCGGAGGATAAGTGGTACGCGGCGGATCCGGCTCAGGAAGCAGTCGCCAAGGACAATCAAAAACTTGATCAGGAGCAACGCCTGAAAGCCGCGCAACTGATCAAGCAGCAGCGCTTACGCATCAGCAGCCTGACCCAGCAGCATGAGGAAGAACTGGCCAAGTTCAAATTAGCCAGTGAGGAGCAGAGCAGGAACCTGCAGGCGCAAATTCATGGCTTGCATCAGGCGCTGCGTCAGCAGGAAGAACACAATGCGGCGCTCAAGGCGCAATTGGCGGCTCAGGCGGCGAACTTCCAGACCTCCCGTGAGAAAATCACCGAGCAACTGCGCGCGCTGGAGCGTGATGGCCGCAGTGAGAGTGACAGCCTGCGTGCGCAATTCGAGGCCGAGATGCAGGCCAAGGTCGCCTCGGCAGTGGCTGAATACAAAGAGCAGATTGCCATTCGTGATGTTGAGCTGGCTTATCGTGCTGAGCAGGACACCCAGGCGCAGCAGGAAATCAGTCGCTTGAAAAGCGCATATGCGGACTTGGCTAGCCAGGGCGGCGATCAGATACTCGAGCGTTTGGCCAGGCGCGGTGTGGTCTTTGTGGTATATCACCCCGGTGCCGGCCATTTGACCATTCCACTGCAGGACATCGCCGCTTATCAGGACAACCCACTGGCCTACGCCGCCGCCAAATGCTTTGTCAGTGAAGTGCAGTACCGCCATTGGCTGGCGCATTACCAGCAGCCAAGCTGCGAGGCCGCGCTACCGAGTGGTGAGCGCTGCGCTATCCCAATCGACCGGATCGACACGCCCAGCCGCTTTACCCTCTCTGAGTCCAACTGCTGCGCGCGGCACAAGGCCAGTAGCCGTATGCGGACTGTCAGCTAG
- a CDS encoding cyclic nucleotide-binding domain-containing protein → MNEPLNPEQLRSLTPLNVLSEQQWRELRGQLVPQPLLMGQLLFRLGDQARLTYYLLAGELLLQSADGQEQRLQAGSEASCHPLSPSLPRLHEARALTDASVLAVDTATLNRLLTWRLAYQDLLLELGQSEEEVEWLECLLENPLFAKVPPSNVRAMLARLQRIELAAGSTVLQEGDVGDCCYFLKSGRAEVIRGAGSAQQVLAELEIGACFGEEALLADSPRNATVTMLEESVVLRLDRQDFFALLKAPVVNEVSLGEASRLLAAGAQWLDVRLQAEYERAHALQSLHMPLQLLRLKARLLDKTRTYLCYCDSGKRSASAVFLLSQLGYSAYALRNGVDALPAVQRDALLCERGSGYLARSGGRTERSR, encoded by the coding sequence ATGAACGAACCCCTTAACCCCGAACAGCTTCGCAGCCTGACGCCACTCAATGTGCTGTCTGAGCAGCAATGGCGCGAGTTACGTGGGCAATTGGTTCCGCAACCATTGCTGATGGGGCAGTTGTTGTTTCGTCTTGGGGATCAGGCGCGCTTGACCTACTACCTGCTGGCTGGCGAATTGCTGCTGCAATCGGCTGATGGCCAGGAGCAGCGCTTGCAAGCGGGCAGTGAGGCCAGTTGCCACCCGCTGTCGCCGAGCTTGCCGCGCTTGCATGAGGCGCGGGCGTTGACCGATGCCAGCGTGCTGGCTGTGGATACTGCCACCCTCAATCGTTTGCTTACCTGGCGCCTGGCCTATCAGGATCTGCTGTTGGAGTTGGGCCAGAGTGAAGAGGAGGTTGAGTGGCTGGAGTGCTTGCTGGAAAACCCGTTGTTCGCCAAAGTGCCGCCGTCCAATGTGCGTGCCATGCTCGCGCGCCTGCAGCGTATCGAGTTAGCTGCCGGCAGTACTGTGCTGCAGGAAGGTGATGTCGGCGACTGCTGCTACTTTCTGAAAAGTGGTCGGGCCGAGGTGATTCGCGGTGCCGGCAGCGCGCAGCAGGTATTGGCCGAGCTGGAGATTGGCGCCTGCTTTGGTGAGGAAGCCCTGCTGGCTGACAGTCCGCGCAATGCCACGGTCACCATGCTGGAAGAGAGTGTGGTGCTGCGTCTGGATCGCCAGGATTTCTTCGCCTTGCTTAAGGCGCCGGTGGTGAATGAGGTGTCGCTCGGCGAAGCCTCGCGGTTGTTGGCTGCCGGGGCGCAGTGGCTGGATGTGCGCTTGCAAGCAGAGTACGAGCGTGCCCACGCCTTGCAGTCTTTGCACATGCCACTGCAGCTGCTGCGCCTAAAGGCCCGCCTGCTGGATAAAACACGTACCTACCTGTGTTATTGCGACAGTGGTAAGCGCAGTGCCAGTGCGGTGTTTCTGCTTTCGCAGCTGGGCTATAGCGCCTACGCCTTGCGTAATGGCGTGGATGCTTTGCCGGCGGTGCAGCGTGATGCGCTGTTGTGTGAGCGTGGCTCGGGCTACCTGGCGCGTTCGGGTGGGCGCACCGAGCGCAGTCGCTGA
- a CDS encoding NAD(+) kinase encodes MEQFRNIGIIGRLGSTQVLDTIRRLKKFLIARHLHVILEDTIAEVLPGHGLQTSSRKILGEICDLVIVVGGDGSMLGAARALARHKVPVLGVNRGSLGFLTDIRPDELEVKVAQVLEGHYLTENRFLLEAEVRRHGEAIGQGDALNDVVLHPGKSTRMIEFELYIDGQFVLSQKADGLIVATPTGSTAYALSAGGPIMHPKLDAIVIVPMYPHTLSSRPIVVDGNSELKIVVSKDMQIYPLVSCDGQNHFTCAPGDTITVAKRPQKLRLIHPLDHNFYEVCRNKLGWGSRLGGGA; translated from the coding sequence ATGGAGCAATTTCGTAATATCGGCATCATCGGTCGACTGGGCAGTACCCAGGTGCTCGACACCATTCGCCGGCTGAAGAAGTTTCTGATCGCTCGTCACCTGCATGTGATTCTCGAAGACACCATTGCCGAAGTGTTGCCAGGCCATGGTCTGCAGACCTCCTCGCGGAAAATTCTTGGGGAAATCTGTGATCTGGTGATCGTGGTCGGCGGTGACGGCAGCATGCTCGGCGCCGCTCGCGCGCTGGCGCGGCACAAGGTACCGGTGCTGGGTGTGAACCGGGGCAGCCTGGGCTTTCTCACCGATATTCGTCCCGACGAGCTGGAAGTGAAGGTCGCGCAGGTGCTCGAAGGGCACTACCTGACGGAAAATCGCTTTCTGCTTGAAGCCGAAGTGCGCCGTCATGGCGAGGCCATCGGTCAGGGCGATGCGCTCAATGATGTGGTGCTGCACCCAGGCAAATCCACGCGCATGATTGAGTTCGAACTGTATATCGACGGCCAGTTTGTCCTTAGCCAGAAAGCTGACGGTCTGATTGTCGCGACGCCAACCGGCTCGACAGCCTATGCGCTATCCGCCGGCGGGCCGATCATGCACCCCAAGCTGGATGCCATCGTGATTGTGCCGATGTACCCGCATACGCTGTCCAGCCGGCCTATCGTGGTGGATGGCAATAGCGAGTTGAAAATCGTCGTGTCCAAAGATATGCAGATTTACCCACTGGTGTCCTGTGATGGGCAAAATCACTTCACCTGCGCGCCTGGCGACACCATTACCGTAGCCAAACGGCCGCAAAAGCTGCGTCTGATTCATCCTCTGGACCACAACTTCTATGAGGTCTGCCGCAACAAACTGGGCTGGGGCAGCCGGCTCGGCGGGGGTGCTTAA
- a CDS encoding AraC family transcriptional regulator: protein MKNTRVKLGDLSVGFVGSLADAMRHCAQDPKPLLDSYGLDAARLAEPRARLSIPRYMRLGHAAIQQCSQPGLGLLMGQTSRLSQLGLAGVTAAQAPTVREAARALIRFEPLYAANYRGQSSLHEDRQGAWLRFYSISPYNTYNRFVVDSVLASWAQQLSKLAQQALPVEKVQIEFPAPDYAAQYAELFACPVEFASEHNQLRLNQQSLNLRNPEHCPSTWRHLLEICEGELQQLTRTRSLRERITQLLGPLLHGHEPDLTEVATRLQLPTWTLRRKLADEGTQFRSILNDTRRDLAMAYIRDTELAFGEIAYLLGFASAEAFQRAFKRWNRQTPGEYRREQRRAR from the coding sequence ATCAAAAACACGCGGGTCAAACTCGGCGACCTCTCGGTTGGCTTTGTCGGCAGCCTGGCGGATGCCATGCGCCATTGCGCCCAAGATCCCAAGCCGCTGCTCGACAGCTACGGCCTGGATGCGGCGCGACTGGCTGAGCCCCGCGCGCGACTATCGATCCCGCGTTATATGCGCTTAGGCCATGCCGCAATTCAGCAATGCTCGCAGCCCGGCCTTGGGCTACTGATGGGGCAAACCAGCCGCCTCAGTCAACTAGGCCTGGCCGGTGTAACCGCAGCCCAGGCGCCGACTGTTCGCGAAGCGGCACGCGCACTGATTCGCTTCGAACCCTTGTACGCTGCCAATTATCGCGGCCAGTCTAGCCTGCATGAAGATCGCCAGGGTGCCTGGCTGCGTTTCTATTCGATCAGCCCGTATAACACCTACAACCGCTTTGTCGTCGACTCGGTGCTGGCCAGCTGGGCGCAGCAACTGAGTAAGCTGGCGCAACAAGCCCTGCCCGTGGAGAAAGTGCAGATCGAGTTTCCCGCCCCTGATTACGCAGCGCAGTACGCGGAGTTGTTTGCCTGCCCGGTGGAGTTTGCCAGCGAGCACAATCAGCTGCGCCTGAACCAGCAGAGCCTGAACCTGCGCAATCCTGAGCACTGCCCAAGCACCTGGCGGCACCTGCTGGAAATCTGCGAAGGGGAACTGCAGCAGCTGACGCGCACCCGCAGCCTGCGCGAACGCATCACTCAGCTGCTTGGCCCACTGCTGCACGGCCACGAGCCGGATCTCACAGAAGTCGCCACGCGCCTGCAATTACCCACCTGGACACTACGGCGCAAGCTGGCCGATGAAGGCACACAGTTTCGTAGCATCCTTAACGACACCCGCCGCGACCTGGCCATGGCCTACATCCGCGACACCGAACTGGCCTTCGGCGAAATCGCCTACCTGCTCGGCTTTGCCTCAGCCGAGGCGTTCCAGCGCGCGTTCAAGCGCTGGAACCGGCAAACCCCGGGTGAATACCGCCGCGAACAACGCCGCGCCCGCTAA
- a CDS encoding type II secretion system protein M, which produces MAAQGKGFTVQLDNSLLLQRWRALAPREQFSLASLGLFLLLVLLYLTLWQPAQQRLVNARSAFETQRALNAYLHSQAPVARNLASHPQRALDPARLQGTVTATAATHGLTIERLDNAGDGALQLNLQPAAFAQLLGWFSELQEQGVQIAEAGLDRAEGNKVAARLSLRVTQ; this is translated from the coding sequence ATGGCAGCGCAAGGCAAGGGCTTCACCGTGCAATTGGATAATTCACTGCTGCTCCAGCGTTGGCGTGCTTTAGCCCCGCGCGAGCAGTTTTCTCTCGCCAGTCTTGGCTTGTTTTTGTTGTTGGTGCTGTTGTACCTAACGCTTTGGCAGCCTGCCCAGCAGCGCTTGGTCAATGCACGTAGCGCATTCGAAACGCAGCGCGCGTTAAATGCCTACCTGCATAGTCAGGCCCCTGTGGCACGTAACCTGGCCAGCCATCCGCAGCGGGCGCTTGATCCGGCTCGGCTGCAAGGTACGGTCACCGCCACGGCGGCGACTCACGGGCTAACGATCGAGCGCTTGGACAACGCCGGTGACGGTGCTCTACAGCTCAACCTGCAACCCGCTGCATTTGCGCAATTGCTGGGTTGGTTCAGTGAGCTGCAAGAGCAGGGCGTGCAAATCGCCGAAGCAGGGCTGGATCGGGCTGAGGGCAACAAGGTTGCCGCTCGGCTAAGCCTGCGCGTTACACAGTAG